One genomic window of Dysgonomonas mossii includes the following:
- a CDS encoding N-acetylmuramoyl-L-alanine amidase-like domain-containing protein yields the protein MKFYRFFALSLLIILPFQMKGDNGVIYQKEDSLTFVRYIEQFKPQKDLPFNQLLIKTAKFFLGKPYVASTLEASGDETLIINLRELDCTTFVENCIALTRVIKSGDSSFENYCSCLINMRYRGGEIKGYTSRLHYTSDWIYENERNNLLRNISTDIGGKIVNHPLSFMSGQPQSYKHLKDNEANVSKMKEIERTVNNRNNYRIIPVESISNNKEKIESGDIVVFATSLQGLDYSHIGVAYWQNGELHFIHASSKQKQVVIEKKTLVEYCADSKSCSGISILRINN from the coding sequence ATGAAATTCTATAGATTTTTTGCTTTGTCTCTTTTAATCATACTTCCTTTTCAAATGAAGGGAGATAATGGTGTAATATATCAGAAAGAAGACTCTTTGACTTTTGTTCGCTACATTGAGCAATTTAAACCACAGAAAGACCTTCCCTTTAATCAGTTATTGATAAAAACTGCTAAGTTCTTTCTTGGCAAGCCTTATGTTGCATCTACTCTGGAGGCTTCAGGCGATGAAACTCTCATTATAAATCTTAGAGAGCTGGACTGTACAACTTTTGTCGAAAATTGTATTGCTCTCACACGTGTCATAAAATCAGGAGATAGTTCTTTCGAAAACTACTGCTCTTGTTTAATCAATATGCGTTATCGTGGCGGAGAAATTAAGGGCTATACTTCTCGTCTTCATTATACAAGTGATTGGATATATGAAAATGAAAGGAACAATCTATTGAGAAATATCAGTACAGATATCGGAGGTAAAATAGTAAATCATCCGCTGAGTTTTATGTCGGGACAACCTCAATCGTATAAACATCTGAAAGATAATGAGGCAAATGTCTCAAAAATGAAAGAAATAGAAAGAACAGTGAATAACAGGAATAATTATAGAATTATTCCTGTTGAATCTATATCTAACAATAAAGAAAAAATAGAGAGTGGTGATATTGTTGTATTTGCGACCTCACTTCAAGGTCTTGACTATTCTCATATAGGTGTTGCATATTGGCAAAACGGAGAACTTCACTTTATACATGCGTCGAGTAAGCAGAAGCAGGTTGTGATAGAGAAGAAGACTTTGGTTGAGTACTGTGCCGACTCAAAAAGCTGTTCAGGAATAAGTATACTCAGGATCAATAATTAA